ATCACTGCCGGCACGTTGGAGACCAGATTGCTGAGTATGGCGCCGGCGCCGAACAGCGGCGCCGGGTCGTGCAGATCCATCCCCAGACCGGCGAGGGCCGTGATCGCCCGAGCCGGCAGTCCGGTCTCCTGGAGCGCGTGATTGACGATGAAGAGTCCGACGAAGAGCACCAGCAGTTGCCAGTCGACCAGACCCAGCATCCGGTGCGAGTGCAGACGTCGGCTCGTCAGCAGCAGGCCCGCCCCGGCGAGCGCCAGCAGATCGCGCGGCCAGGGCGCGAACAGGAAGGCCAGAAGGAGCACGCCCGCCACACCCAGCCCTTTGATTGTCTGCCAGCGGTCGAGTCCGGGCGCCTGATCCTCCGCGCGTTGCCGGTGGCTCGTCGCTTCGCTCTCAGGTTCCGGGTTCGCCGCCACGGGCGCGGCCAAATGCCAGCGTCGGCGCGAGAGTCCGAGCAGGATCACCCAGGTCGCCGCTAGCCCGAGTCCGACCGGCATGGCGGCCAGACGCAGATAGCCGCCGAAATCTAGCGCCAGTCGCTCGCCGATCAGCATGTTCTGCGGATTGCCGATCAGGGTCGCCGCCGAACCGAGATTGGCGGCACAGGCGAGCGCGAGCAGAAAGGGCACCGGATCGAGCCGTCGCGCGCGGCAGGCGTCGGCCAGCACCGGCGCCATCGCCAGACAGACGATGTCGTTGCTGAACACCGCCGAGAGCAGCGCCGAGGTCAGGATCACGGCGCCCAGCAGGGCCGAGGGCGGCAGATCGAAGCGATCGAGCCGCCACACCACCCAGTCATAGAAGCCGCTCAGACGCAGTTGCGCCGAGATGACCATGAAAGCGAACAGCAGGGCCAGTGTCGGCGGATGCACCGCCTCCCACACCTGATTCATGTCGACGACATCGGTCGCCAGCAGCACGATCGCCCCGAGCAGCGCCACCCCGGTGCGATCCAGTTGCAGGAAGGGCAGGCCGCCGAGAAAGAGTCCGAGATAGACCAGCAGGAAGACGAGGACGATGAGCGTGGTCAAGGCGGCGGGCCGGGTCGGCTGTCGGTGGCGTGGATGGAGCAGGCGGGTGCGCGATCAGGCGCGAGGCAGAGCCGGATAGAGCCAGGCGCGCGCGCCGGTGCGCTCGAAGGGTCGCCAGGCATCCTCGGGTTGCGCCAGCCGGTCGGCGATGGCGTGGAGAGAGAGCGGATTGAACGCCAGCCCGAGATGGCTGGATTCGACCAGGATGTTCTCGGTGATGGGGCCTTCGCGTTCGAGGCTGTCGGTCCAGTGCACGATGCCGTCGCTGCGGCTGAGGATGGAGGTCGTCGGCACGGGCGGTGCCTGGTCGAGCGGGCCATGGCGCAGCGGCAGACCGATGGACTCGCCGGTCATCCGCTCCTGGAGTCGCCACAGCTCGCTCGGGTCCGACTGATCGCCCGCGAAGGGTGTGCCGAGCGTGATGACCAGCCGCACCTGCTCCGGCGCTTCCTTGGCCAGCTCGCGCGCATAGAGTCCGCCCAGGCTCCAGCCGATCAGACTGACCCGGCGTCCGTGGGTCGCGTGCAAGTGCTCCAGCCGCTCCAGACAGGCGTCCATGACACCGGCGCGCGGCCCCAGATTGACGCCCAGCCCCCAGGGTTCGGCACGATAGCCGAGCCGGTCGAGGAAGTCGCGTAGCGGCTGGGTGGAGAGATCGCAGCCGAGAAAGCGCGGCAGCACCAGCACCGGGTGCCCGTCGCCCCGAGGCGATTGGGCGAGCCAGGGTTGCGCAGCGAACAGGGCGCCGAACTCCCAGCCCACACGCCCTTCCAGAGCGAGCCGCAGTGGGCCGAGCGTGCTCAGCCAGTGATCGAAAGCTTGATGGGCATTGGACATGGGGGTGTCGGATCGGCTCGATGGACAGGTGTGAGAAGCCGGATTCTAAACCGCCCGCAGGTCGCGGGGTTCTATAATCGCACCTCGACCAGCGCCTCATCGTCCAGAGGTCACCGCGACGCCGGCTGTCATATGTCCCACCCCTCACTCACTGAATGCCCCGAATGCGGCCTCTTGCAGCGCCACAAACCTCCGCCGCTCGGCGGCCTGATCGAGTGCGCGCGCTGCGGCGCCGTGCTCCATCGCGACCGGCCGGACAGCCTCAATCGCACTCTGGCCCTGACGCTGGCCGGTCTGCTGCTGTTCGTCATCGCCAACAGCTTCCCCTTCATCGCCTTCAATCTACGCGGCAACGAGACTCACACCACGCTGCTGACCGGCGTCCTCAACCTCTATGACGCCGGTCAGTGGGGCATTGCCGCCGTGGTGCTCTTCACCAGCGTGCTGGCGCCTGGGCTGCAACTGACCCTGCTGCTGGCCGTCCTGGTCCCGCTGGCGCTCGAACGGATGCCGCCCTGGCTGCCGCGTCTGTTCCGGCTGGTGCGCACCCTGGCCCCATGGGGCATGATGGACGTCTTCATGCTCGGTATCCTGGTGTCGGTGGTGAAGCTCGCCGAGATGGCCAGCATCGTCCCCGGCGCCTCGCTGTTCGCCTTCGCGGCGCTGATCCTGGTGCTGGCGGCGGCCCAGGCCGCGCTCAATCCGGATCTGGTCTGGTCGCGCGTGCCGATGCCGAACCCCAATCTCGCCGCCGTGCGTCCGGGCGACGATCATCTGGCCTGCGATGTCTGCGAGCTGGTGATGCCGCGTACCGCCGCTATCCGTGAAGGCGACCGTCTGCGTTGTCCGCGCTGCACCCATGTCCTGCACCGACGCAAACCCGAGAGCCTGCAACGCACCTGGGCCTTGGTGCTGGCGGCGATCCTCTGTTATATCCCCTCCAACCTGTTGCCGATCATGACTCTGACCTCGTTCGGACGCGAGCAATCGGATACCATCCTCAGCGGTGTAATCTTTCTGCTGGCGCATGGAATGTGGCCGCTGGCGCTCATCGTCTTCGTCGCCAGTCTGGTGGTGCCCCTGCTGAAACTCCTGTTGCTGACGCTGCTGCTGCTCTCGGTCCAATTCCGCTGGAACTGGAACCCGCGCGAACGCACCCGACTCTATCGCCTCACCGAAACGGCCGGACGCTGGTCGATGGTGGATGTCTATGTCGTCACCATCCTGGTCGCGCTGGTGCAGGTCGGCAATCTGGCCAATGTCCAGGCCGAGGCCGGCGCGGTGTTCTTCTGTGCCGTGGTGGTGCTGACGATGCTGGCGGCGATGTCGTTCGATCCGCGCCTGATCTGGGATCGGCTGGAATCCGTCGAACCCGAGCACGCGCCGATGACCCTGAACGAGGCGGACAAGCCGGCATGACCGAGACCGAACGCGAACCGGACATCCGTTCGCCCGACCCGATCCCCGAAGCCGTCGCCAGATCGCGCGGCCGGCTCTCGCTGGTGTGGCTGATCCCGCTCGTGGCGCTGGCCGTCGGCGTCTGGCTGGCGGTCAAGACCTGGAGCGAGCGCGGGCCGATCGTCACCATCGAGTTCAAGAGCGCCTCCGGACTGGCGGCCGGTCAGACGCGCGTCAAGTTCAAGGACGTCGACATCGGCCAGGTCAAGTCCATCGACTTCAGTCCGGATCTCAAGACCGTCATCGTCTCGGCCGAACTCAAGCGTACCTTCGCCGATTTCCTCACCGAACACACCCGTTTCTGGGTCGAGCGCCCGCGCGTGACCCTGAGCGGCGTTTCGGGACTCGACACCCTGGTCTCGGGCGCCTATATCGCGCTCGATCCCGGACAGGCCGGGCGCTCGCGACGGCATTTCACCGGGCTGGAGCAGCCGCCGGTGATCACGACCTTCGAGGATGGCGGACGCTTCCGGCTGCGTGCGCCCACGCTCGGTTCGCTCAACATCGGTTCGCCCGTCTACTACCGCCAGATCCAGGTCGGCCAGGTGATCGGCTATGGTCTGGAGCCGGACGGGCGCGCGGTCGGGATCGAGATCTTCGTCGCCGCGCCGCACGATGCGCTGGTGACGCCCGATACGCGTTTCTGGAACGCCAGCGGGCTGGATGTCTCGCTCTCGGCCGCCGGTGTCCAGGTCGACACCCAGTCGCTGCTGTCGGTGGTGCTCGGCGGCATTGCCTTCGGCACGCCCGATACACTCGACCCGGCTCAGGCCCATGATCCCTATCCCGAGGTCTTCCCCCTCTACCGCAATCGCGAAGCGGCCCACGCCCGGATCTATGCGCGCAAGGAACGCTATCTGCTCCTGTTCGAGGGGGCCGCGCGTGGTCTGACGAGCGGGGCGCCGGTACGGCTCAAGGGGATCGACATCGGGCGCGTGCTCGACATTCAGCTCCAGCTCGACACCGAGGCGTTGGAGTTTCGGATTCCGGTGCTGATCGAGATCGAACCCGAGCGCATCGTGCGGCGCGGCGAGGCGGAAGCGCCCGATGAGCGCCGGTTGGTCGAGCGTCTGGTCGAGCGCGGTCTGCGTGCTCAGCTCAAGCTCGACAGCGTGCTGAGCGGGGCGCTCTATGTGGATCTGGATGTGGACTCGGGCGCACCGGCAGGACGGCTCGTCCGGCAGGGCGAGCATCTGGTGATCCCGACCCGGCCCGGTTCGCTGGAGGCCATCACGACTCAGCTCGCCAGTGTGCTCGAAAAGCTCGACACCATCCCCATCGAACAGATCGGGCGCGATCTGAGTCAGACGGCGGCGGGCGCCAATGCCCTGGTCAACGCGCCTGAACTCAAGGGCGCCGTGATCGAGCTGGAGGCCACGCTCGCCCAGGTGCGCGCCACGGCCACACGGCTCGATCGCGAACTCGGTCCCGAGCTGACCAAGACCCTGCGCGAGAGCACGGCCACGCTCGAACGGGCGCGCGCACTGCTCTCGGATCGCTCACCGCTCTATGTCGAGACCCAGCGGATGCTGCAAGAGGTCGCCAATGCGGCGCGTTCGATGCGGCTGCTGACCGATTATCTGGAGCGTCATCCCGAAGCGCTGTTGCAGGGCAAGGGGCGTGGGCGTTGATCTCAAGTCTGAGGAACTGAACGGATGACGCTATCACTCGCGCGCTGGATTCCGCTGAGTCTGGCACTGTCGATCGGGCTGCCGGGTTGTGCGAGCACGCCGCCCTCGAACTTCTATACGCTCGCGCCGATCCCGGCATTCGAGGCGAAGTCCTCCAGCGTCGATCGCGAGGGCCGGGACGATCGGCTCGAAGAAGAGTTGGCCATCGGGCTTGGTCCAGTGACCTTCCCGCTCTTTCTCGACCGGCCGCAGATCGTCTCGCGCGCCTCGGCCAATCGGCTGTCGATCGATGAACTGGAGCGCTGGGGCGGGACGCTCCAGGACGACTTTCTGCGTGTCTGGAGCGAAAATCTGGCACTGTTGACCGGCTCCAGCCGCATCCTGATCCTGCCGAGCGAGATCCGCTACCCGCTCGACGTGCGCCTGAGCGCCGAGATCCTGGCCTTCGAGGGCACGGCCGAGGGTCAGGCCGAGCTGCGGGTGCGTTGGTCGGTGCTGGAACCGAATATGGATCAGGTGTTGCTGACCCGCGAGAGCCGCTACCAGCGCGCCATCGCTCAGCCGGGCGATGCCCAGGCGTTACTGGCGGCGCTCAGTCTGACCCTGGCCGACTTCAGTCGCGAGGTCGCCGAGGCGCTCAGGCACATCTTGGTGCAAAGGGAGTGGATCGGCACCCAATCAGTGCATTGACAGTGTTTGTCATGGCGAGCGATCGCCGGTTCAGGCTCCAATCGAGTGCCCTGGTCGATCATGGTCCGATCCATGCTTATGGGTCGCACCAAAACTGAACAACCGGGTTTCGAATCTATGGAGTCCTTGCAAGCAGGTACTGATGTTCTCTTCATCCTGATCGGCGCCGTGATGGTGCTGGCCATGCACGCGGGTTTTGCCTTCCTGGAGGTCGGCACGGTGCGCGCCAAGAATCAGGTCAATGCCCTGGCGAAGATCATGACCGACTTCGCCGTCTCCACCATCGCCTATTTCTTCATCGGCTACAGTCTGGCCTATGGGATCGATTTCTTCTCCGGCGCTCAGGTGCTCCAGGACCGCAACGGCTATGAACTGGTGAAGTTCTTCTTCCTGCTCACCTTCGCGGCGGCGATTCCGGCGATCATCTCGGGCGGGATCGCGGAGCGCGCCCGGTTCTATCCGCAACTGCTGGCCTCGTTCCTGATCGTCGGCGTGCTCTACCCGTTCTTCGAGGGACTGGTCTGGAACGGCAATCTGGGGGTGCAGGATTTCATCGAGTCCATCCTGGGCGCCAAGTTCCACGATTTCGCCGGCTCTGTCGTGGTGCATGCGGTCGGCGGCTGGATCGCGCTCGCCGCCGTGCTGTTGCTGGGGCCGCGTCAGGGGCGTTATCGCAAGGATGGCAGCATGACCGCGCATCCGCCGTCCTCGATCCCCTTCCTCTCGCTGGGCGCCTGGACGCTCACGGTCGGCTGGTTCGGATTCAATGTGAT
The sequence above is drawn from the Allochromatium vinosum DSM 180 genome and encodes:
- a CDS encoding PqiC family protein — translated: MTLSLARWIPLSLALSIGLPGCASTPPSNFYTLAPIPAFEAKSSSVDREGRDDRLEEELAIGLGPVTFPLFLDRPQIVSRASANRLSIDELERWGGTLQDDFLRVWSENLALLTGSSRILILPSEIRYPLDVRLSAEILAFEGTAEGQAELRVRWSVLEPNMDQVLLTRESRYQRAIAQPGDAQALLAALSLTLADFSREVAEALRHILVQREWIGTQSVH
- a CDS encoding alpha/beta fold hydrolase yields the protein MSNAHQAFDHWLSTLGPLRLALEGRVGWEFGALFAAQPWLAQSPRGDGHPVLVLPRFLGCDLSTQPLRDFLDRLGYRAEPWGLGVNLGPRAGVMDACLERLEHLHATHGRRVSLIGWSLGGLYARELAKEAPEQVRLVITLGTPFAGDQSDPSELWRLQERMTGESIGLPLRHGPLDQAPPVPTTSILSRSDGIVHWTDSLEREGPITENILVESSHLGLAFNPLSLHAIADRLAQPEDAWRPFERTGARAWLYPALPRA
- a CDS encoding PqiB family protein; the protein is MTETEREPDIRSPDPIPEAVARSRGRLSLVWLIPLVALAVGVWLAVKTWSERGPIVTIEFKSASGLAAGQTRVKFKDVDIGQVKSIDFSPDLKTVIVSAELKRTFADFLTEHTRFWVERPRVTLSGVSGLDTLVSGAYIALDPGQAGRSRRHFTGLEQPPVITTFEDGGRFRLRAPTLGSLNIGSPVYYRQIQVGQVIGYGLEPDGRAVGIEIFVAAPHDALVTPDTRFWNASGLDVSLSAAGVQVDTQSLLSVVLGGIAFGTPDTLDPAQAHDPYPEVFPLYRNREAAHARIYARKERYLLLFEGAARGLTSGAPVRLKGIDIGRVLDIQLQLDTEALEFRIPVLIEIEPERIVRRGEAEAPDERRLVERLVERGLRAQLKLDSVLSGALYVDLDVDSGAPAGRLVRQGEHLVIPTRPGSLEAITTQLASVLEKLDTIPIEQIGRDLSQTAAGANALVNAPELKGAVIELEATLAQVRATATRLDRELGPELTKTLRESTATLERARALLSDRSPLYVETQRMLQEVANAARSMRLLTDYLERHPEALLQGKGRGR
- a CDS encoding ammonium transporter: MESLQAGTDVLFILIGAVMVLAMHAGFAFLEVGTVRAKNQVNALAKIMTDFAVSTIAYFFIGYSLAYGIDFFSGAQVLQDRNGYELVKFFFLLTFAAAIPAIISGGIAERARFYPQLLASFLIVGVLYPFFEGLVWNGNLGVQDFIESILGAKFHDFAGSVVVHAVGGWIALAAVLLLGPRQGRYRKDGSMTAHPPSSIPFLSLGAWTLTVGWFGFNVMSAQTVEAVSGLVAVNSLMAMVGGILAALIAGKNDPGFLHNGPLAGLVAVCAGSDVMHPMGALVTGAVAGALFVYAFTLTQNRWRIDDVLGVWPLHGLCGLWGGIAAGVFGLEVLGGAGGVSLLAQVAGTLAGVIIALLGGFLIYGLLKWAFGLRLTQEEEYLGADLSIHRITAQPDYNRGEV
- a CDS encoding paraquat-inducible protein A, which codes for MSHPSLTECPECGLLQRHKPPPLGGLIECARCGAVLHRDRPDSLNRTLALTLAGLLLFVIANSFPFIAFNLRGNETHTTLLTGVLNLYDAGQWGIAAVVLFTSVLAPGLQLTLLLAVLVPLALERMPPWLPRLFRLVRTLAPWGMMDVFMLGILVSVVKLAEMASIVPGASLFAFAALILVLAAAQAALNPDLVWSRVPMPNPNLAAVRPGDDHLACDVCELVMPRTAAIREGDRLRCPRCTHVLHRRKPESLQRTWALVLAAILCYIPSNLLPIMTLTSFGREQSDTILSGVIFLLAHGMWPLALIVFVASLVVPLLKLLLLTLLLLSVQFRWNWNPRERTRLYRLTETAGRWSMVDVYVVTILVALVQVGNLANVQAEAGAVFFCAVVVLTMLAAMSFDPRLIWDRLESVEPEHAPMTLNEADKPA
- a CDS encoding SLC13 family permease encodes the protein MTTLIVLVFLLVYLGLFLGGLPFLQLDRTGVALLGAIVLLATDVVDMNQVWEAVHPPTLALLFAFMVISAQLRLSGFYDWVVWRLDRFDLPPSALLGAVILTSALLSAVFSNDIVCLAMAPVLADACRARRLDPVPFLLALACAANLGSAATLIGNPQNMLIGERLALDFGGYLRLAAMPVGLGLAATWVILLGLSRRRWHLAAPVAANPEPESEATSHRQRAEDQAPGLDRWQTIKGLGVAGVLLLAFLFAPWPRDLLALAGAGLLLTSRRLHSHRMLGLVDWQLLVLFVGLFIVNHALQETGLPARAITALAGLGMDLHDPAPLFGAGAILSNLVSNVPAVMLLLPAATEPMSGPVLALSSTLAGNLLIVSSIANIIVVQAAARQGLLIDWRAHARVGLPVTLTTLAIAALWLGVLQG